A stretch of Thermus oshimai DSM 12092 DNA encodes these proteins:
- a CDS encoding DOMON domain-containing protein, translated as MEKIKGLLWFGMVALGLALAQAPKVDGKIAAGEYAKSYKHDKSGITLYWSIVGDTLYLALEGESKGWIGVGFLSEKTNKKQGADQYLFYLEGGKLVALDMYQTKRTGAPVPDDKEGGKNSILASAATHEGGRWSVEWSRKLKTGEPTDVDLAAGRKLILLLAHAEKMDPKEEHKKTERWYVEDFAF; from the coding sequence ATGGAGAAGATCAAAGGCCTACTCTGGTTCGGGATGGTGGCGTTGGGCCTGGCCCTGGCGCAGGCCCCCAAGGTGGACGGCAAGATCGCCGCGGGCGAGTACGCCAAGAGTTACAAGCACGATAAGTCGGGGATCACCCTCTACTGGAGCATCGTGGGGGATACCCTCTACCTGGCCCTCGAGGGCGAGAGCAAGGGCTGGATCGGGGTTGGGTTCCTCTCGGAGAAGACCAACAAGAAGCAGGGGGCGGACCAGTACCTCTTCTACCTGGAAGGGGGCAAGCTGGTGGCCCTGGACATGTACCAGACCAAGCGCACCGGCGCGCCCGTACCCGACGACAAGGAGGGGGGCAAGAACTCCATCCTGGCCAGCGCCGCCACCCACGAGGGGGGCCGCTGGAGTGTGGAGTGGAGCCGGAAGCTGAAGACCGGGGAGCCCACCGACGTGGACCTCGCCGCCGGCCGGAAGCTCATCCTCCTCCTGGCCCACGCGGAAAAGATGGACCCCAAGGAGGAGCACAAGAAGACCGAGCGCTGGTACGTGGAGGACTTCGCCTTCTAA